A genomic segment from Glycine soja cultivar W05 chromosome 18, ASM419377v2, whole genome shotgun sequence encodes:
- the LOC114396462 gene encoding ammonium transporter 2-like: MATPLAYQEHLPAAPGWLNKGDNAWQLTAATLVGLQSMPGLVILYASIVKKKWAVNSAFMALYAFAAVLICWVLVCYRMAFGEELLPFWGKGAPALGQKFLTKRAVVNETIHHFHNGTVESPPEEPFYPMASLVYFQFTFAAITLILLAGSVLGRMNIKAWMAFVPLWLIFSYTVGAFSLWGGGFLYQWGVIDYSGGYVIHLSSGIAGLTAAYWVGPRLKSDRERFPPNNVLLMLAGAGLLWMGWSGFNGGAPYAANIASSIAVLNTNICAATSLLVWTTLDVIFFGKPSVIGAVQGMMTGLVCITPGAGLVQSWAAILMGILSGSIPWVTMMILHKKSTLLQKVDDTLGVFHTHAVAGLLGGLLTGLLAEPALCRLLLPVTNSRGAFYGGGGGMQFFKQLVAAMFVIGWNLVSTTIILLVIKLFIPLRMPDEQLEIGDDAVHGEEAYALWGDGEKYDPTRHGSLQSGNTFVSPYVNGARGVTINL, from the exons ATGGCCACACCCTTGGCCTACCAAGAGCACCTTCCGGCGGCACCCGGTTGGCTGAACAAAGGTGACAACGCATGGCAGTTAACAGCAGCCACCCTCGTTGGTCTTCAAAGCATGCCGGGTCTCGTGATCCTCTACGCAAGCATAGTGAAGAAGAAATGGGCAGTGAATTCAGCTTTCATGGCTCTCTATGCCTTTGCAGCAGTTCTAATATGTTGGGTGCTTGTGTGTTACCGCATGGCCTTTGGAGAAGAACTTTTACCCTTCTGGGGTAAGGGTGCTCCAGCACTAGGCCAGAAGTTCCTCACAAAACGAGCCGTAGTCAATGAAACCATCCACCACTTTCATAATGGCACTGTTGAATCCCCTCCAGAAGAACCCTTTTACCCTATGGCCTCACTTGTGTATTTCCAATTCACTTTTGCTGCTATTACCCTTATTTTGTTGGCTGGCTCTGTCCTCGGCCGAATGAACATCAAGGCTTGGATGGCTTTTGTGCCTCTTTGGTTGATCTTTTCCTACACTGTTGGGGCTTTTAGTCTTTGGGGTGGTGGCTTTCTCTACCAATGGGGGGTTATTGACTATTCTGGCGGCTATGTCATCCACCTTTCTTCTGGAATCGCTGGTTTAACTGCTGCTTACTGG GTTGGACCAAGGTTGAAGAGTGACAGGGAGAGGTTTCCACCAAACAACGTGCTACTTATGCTTGCTGGTGCTGGGTTGTTGTGGATGGGGTGGTCAGGGTTCAACGGTGGAGCACCATATGCTGCAAACATTGCATCTTCAATTGCGGTGTTGAACACAAACATTTGTGCAGCCACTAGCCTCCTTGTGTGGACAACTTTGGATGTCATTTTCTTTGGGAAACCTTCGGTGATTGGAGCTGTGCAGGGCATGATGACTGGACTTGTATGCATCACCCCAGGAGCAG GGCTTGTGCAATCGTGGGCTGCTATACTGATGGGAATATTATCTGGGAGCATTCCATGGGTGACCATGATGATTTTGCATAAAAAGTCAACCTTGCTACAAAAG GTGGATGACACCCTTGGTGTGTTTCACACACATGCTGTGGCTGGCCTTTTGGGTGGTCTCCTCACAGGTCTATTAGCAGAACCAGCCCTTTGTAGACTACTATTGCCGGTTACCAACTCAAGGGGTGCATTctatggtggtggtggtggtatgCAGTTCTTCAAGCAATTGGTGGCGGCCATGTTTGTCATTGGATGGAACTTGGTGTCCACCACCATCATTCTCCTTGTCATAAAATTGTTCATACCCTTGAGGATGCCGGATGAGCAGCTGGAAATCGGCGACGACGCCGTCCACGGTGAGGAAGCTTATGCCCTCTGGGGTGATGGAGAAAAATATGACCCAACTAGGCATGGTTCCTTGCAAAGTGGCAACACTTTTGTGTCACCTTATGTTAATGGTGCAAGAGGGGTGACCATAAACTTATGA